The following proteins come from a genomic window of bacterium:
- the bshB1 gene encoding bacillithiol biosynthesis deacetylase BshB1, producing MLDLLAIGPHPDDVEICCAGTLLKVKAAGGRVGVVDLTAGELGTRGTRERRAAECEAASRELGLDHRSCLDLGDGRLRETRENELAVAAVLRRLRPELVLAPWREDDHPDHEHAARLVKNAAFLAGMAKVETGDPPHRPRAILYYPGRREFRPSFVVDITAQWEQRRRAALCYKSQFHDPDSSEPPTAISSPDFWHYIEARAMYYGQLVGVRYGEAFWHDGVLAIGDPLRHFAGPGAPLDPRQGGRP from the coding sequence ATGCTGGATTTGCTGGCGATCGGCCCGCATCCGGACGACGTGGAGATCTGCTGCGCCGGCACCCTGCTCAAGGTGAAGGCCGCCGGCGGCCGGGTGGGCGTGGTGGATCTCACCGCCGGGGAGCTGGGCACCCGCGGCACGCGGGAGCGGCGGGCCGCCGAGTGCGAGGCGGCCAGCCGCGAGCTGGGGCTGGACCATCGCTCCTGCCTCGACCTGGGGGACGGCCGCCTGCGCGAGACCCGGGAGAACGAGCTGGCCGTGGCCGCCGTCCTGCGCCGCCTGCGGCCCGAGCTGGTGCTGGCGCCCTGGCGCGAGGACGACCACCCCGACCATGAGCACGCGGCGCGCCTGGTCAAGAACGCCGCCTTCCTGGCCGGCATGGCCAAGGTGGAGACCGGGGATCCGCCCCACCGCCCGCGGGCCATCCTCTACTATCCGGGCCGGCGCGAGTTCAGGCCCAGCTTCGTGGTGGACATCACGGCGCAGTGGGAACAGCGCCGGCGCGCCGCCCTTTGCTACAAGAGCCAGTTCCACGATCCGGATTCCAGCGAGCCGCCCACCGCCATCTCCAGCCCGGACTTCTGGCACTACATCGAAGCGCGGGCCATGTACTACGGCCAGCTGGTGGGCGTGCGCTACGGGGAGGCCTTCTGGCACGACGGCGTCCTGGCCATCGGTGATCCGCTCCGGCACTTCGCCGGTCCGGGCGCGCCGCTTGACCCGCGCCAGGGGGGGCGGCCATGA
- the bshC gene encoding bacillithiol biosynthesis BshC, producing the protein MNTFEALAAACARPVGAEGRARRRGLAALLESWPGDSGDAAEQAARADLAEGGAPLLTSGQQAGLAGGVALTLWKALALVAAADRVEAAGGRRPLCLFWVEGNDHDWEEAARPGWPSTQAAPCPADQLGASVGRIDLPATWWREREPELAPLLADWPPAGQAALRATLTGSLARHTALLLHSLLPGSGLLVLDPSLPGLRRLAAPFVERLQQHERAVIDALRRDTAALLAAGHPAPVQVDERPPWFTEDGVGHRRRAEPGEAVPAERFSPNALTRILLQDWLLQPAASFLGPGEQAYHAQVAGASSLLGLDKALRLPRPRLQLSRLGDAAAWRALGADPWAPPQAGGVWPLDLLQRLPGGGELDERLRRLAAAQAELLALGASGRGDQEQLRRRLEALGAQLRQSLIEAHKAAHRGALRDLHQRGAWQDGAAGPQERRINTLALVGRMGGAAILPDLRRRLDPFAAGQQRFRCDPATGTVLVEAGDGPCFPGGG; encoded by the coding sequence ATGAACACCTTCGAAGCCCTGGCGGCGGCCTGCGCCCGCCCGGTGGGCGCGGAGGGTCGCGCCCGGCGCCGTGGCCTCGCCGCCCTGCTGGAGAGCTGGCCGGGAGACAGCGGCGACGCCGCCGAGCAGGCGGCCCGCGCCGACCTGGCGGAGGGAGGAGCGCCCCTCCTCACGTCCGGCCAACAGGCCGGACTGGCCGGGGGAGTGGCCCTCACCCTGTGGAAAGCCCTGGCCCTGGTGGCCGCCGCTGACCGGGTGGAGGCCGCCGGCGGTCGCCGTCCCCTCTGCCTCTTCTGGGTCGAGGGCAACGACCACGACTGGGAAGAGGCGGCGCGACCGGGCTGGCCGTCGACGCAGGCGGCGCCCTGCCCGGCGGACCAATTGGGCGCATCGGTGGGACGGATCGACCTGCCGGCGACGTGGTGGCGGGAGCGGGAACCCGAGCTGGCGCCCCTGCTGGCGGACTGGCCCCCGGCCGGGCAGGCGGCCCTGCGCGCCACCCTGACGGGCAGCCTGGCCCGGCACACGGCCCTTCTCCTGCACAGCCTGCTGCCGGGAAGCGGCCTGCTCGTGCTCGATCCCTCCCTGCCCGGGCTGCGCCGCCTGGCCGCCCCCTTCGTCGAGAGACTCCAGCAACACGAGCGGGCGGTCATCGACGCCTTGCGCCGGGACACGGCGGCCCTGCTTGCCGCCGGTCATCCTGCGCCGGTCCAGGTGGACGAGCGCCCCCCCTGGTTCACGGAGGACGGGGTGGGCCATCGCCGCCGCGCCGAGCCGGGCGAGGCGGTGCCGGCCGAGCGCTTCAGCCCCAACGCCTTGACGCGCATCCTTCTCCAGGATTGGCTGCTGCAGCCGGCGGCCTCCTTCCTGGGACCCGGCGAGCAAGCCTACCACGCCCAGGTGGCCGGCGCATCCAGCCTGCTGGGGCTGGACAAGGCCCTGCGCCTGCCCCGCCCCCGATTGCAGCTGTCCCGCCTGGGCGATGCCGCGGCCTGGCGGGCCCTGGGCGCCGATCCTTGGGCGCCCCCCCAGGCGGGCGGAGTCTGGCCCCTGGACCTGCTGCAGAGACTGCCTGGTGGCGGCGAGCTGGACGAACGTCTGCGGCGCCTGGCGGCGGCCCAGGCGGAGCTGCTGGCCCTGGGCGCCAGCGGCCGGGGCGACCAGGAGCAGCTGCGCCGGCGGCTGGAGGCCCTGGGCGCGCAGCTGCGGCAGTCCCTCATCGAAGCCCACAAGGCCGCCCACCGCGGCGCCCTGCGCGACCTGCACCAGCGCGGGGCCTGGCAGGACGGCGCCGCCGGACCGCAGGAGCGGCGGATCAACACCCTGGCGCTGGTGGGCCGGATGGGTGGCGCGGCCATCCTGCCAGACCTGCGCCGCCGGCTGGATCCCTTCGCCGCAGGCCAGCAGCGCTTCCGGTGCGACCCGGCCACCGGGACGGTGTTGGTGGAGGCGGGGGATGGACCCTGCTTCCCCGGCGGTGGGTGA
- the bshA gene encoding N-acetyl-alpha-D-glucosaminyl L-malate synthase BshA, translating to MSRSIGIICYPTQGGSGIVATELGLELAARDHQVHFISYRKPFRLDRLYPNTHFHQVEISEYPLFEYPPYSLALTSKIVDVATRFGLDLVHAHYAIPHAASAWMASLMLPGGLPVVSTLHGTDITLVGQDPGYLPVTRFTLGNCQALTAVSDFLVEETRRVFGRELAVRRIHNFVDTAEFRPKRNEELRACYATPGERILLHVSNFRPVKRVPDVVSIFARLAAHHPLRLVLAGLGPERNAAKEQVAALGLAERVHFIGNQESMVDLMSMADLYLLPSQTESFGLSALEAMSCGVPVLASRVGGLPELVEDGVNSVLCPLGDVDAFVERGLELLEDPACYQRMAAAARATAEERFTIARILPQYLAVYDEVLANRTPRRETWGAAKTDGSAA from the coding sequence ATGAGCCGCAGCATCGGCATCATCTGCTACCCCACCCAGGGCGGCAGCGGCATCGTGGCGACGGAACTGGGGCTGGAGCTGGCCGCGCGGGACCACCAGGTCCACTTCATCAGCTACCGGAAGCCTTTCCGCCTGGATCGCCTCTACCCCAACACCCACTTCCACCAGGTGGAGATCAGCGAGTACCCGCTCTTCGAGTACCCGCCCTACAGCCTGGCCCTGACGAGCAAGATCGTCGACGTGGCCACGCGCTTCGGCCTGGACCTCGTCCACGCCCATTACGCCATCCCCCACGCCGCCAGCGCCTGGATGGCCAGCCTCATGCTGCCGGGCGGCCTGCCCGTGGTCAGCACCCTGCACGGCACGGACATCACCCTGGTGGGACAGGATCCCGGCTACCTGCCCGTCACCCGCTTCACCCTGGGCAACTGCCAGGCCCTCACCGCCGTGAGCGACTTCCTGGTCGAGGAGACGCGCCGGGTCTTCGGGCGGGAACTGGCCGTGCGGCGCATCCACAATTTCGTCGACACGGCGGAGTTCCGCCCGAAGCGCAACGAGGAACTGCGCGCCTGCTACGCCACTCCCGGCGAGCGCATCCTGCTCCACGTCTCCAACTTCCGCCCCGTCAAGCGCGTGCCCGACGTGGTGTCCATTTTCGCCCGCCTGGCGGCCCACCATCCGCTTCGCCTCGTGCTGGCGGGGCTGGGGCCGGAGCGCAACGCCGCCAAGGAGCAGGTGGCCGCCCTGGGCCTGGCCGAGCGCGTCCACTTCATCGGCAACCAGGAATCGATGGTGGATCTCATGAGCATGGCCGACCTCTACCTGCTGCCCTCGCAGACGGAGAGCTTCGGCCTGTCGGCGCTGGAGGCGATGAGCTGCGGCGTGCCGGTCCTCGCCTCCCGCGTGGGCGGCCTGCCCGAGCTGGTGGAGGACGGCGTCAACAGCGTGCTCTGCCCCCTGGGCGACGTCGATGCCTTCGTCGAGCGGGGCCTGGAACTGCTGGAGGACCCGGCGTGCTACCAGCGCATGGCGGCGGCGGCCCGCGCCACGGCCGAGGAGCGCTTCACCATCGCGCGGATCCTGCCCCAGTACCTGGCCGTGTACGACGAGGTGCTGGCCAACCGGACGCCCCGCCGGGAGACGTGGGGTGCTGCGAAAACGGATGGGTCCGCTGCCTGA